Within Streptomyces sp. SS1-1, the genomic segment GAGCGCTAACCGCGGCACCCCTTGACACGGCGGATTGGTCTGGACCAAGTTGGAGGCGGCTCCTCCGCACCCTCCTCCAACTCCCCCCTGCCCGGAGGCACTTGTGGACCGCTCCAGACCCCTCGCCCTGCTCGCCGCCGCGGTACTGGCCCTGCCCGGCCTCACCGCGCTCTCGTCGGCCGCCCGTGCGGCCGACGCCGACCTCGTCCGCAACGGCGGCTTCGAGTCCGGCCTCGACGGCTGGACCTGCACGGCGGGCACGGCCGTCGACTCACCCGTGCGCAGCGGGAGTTCAGCCCTCCGGGCGACCCCGGCCGGCAACGACAACGCCCGCTGCGCGCAGACCGTGACGGTGAAGCCGGACTCCGCGTACACGCTGTCCGGCCACGTCCGCGGCGCCTACGTGTACCTCGGCGCCGACGGCACCGGCACCACCGACGTCTCCACCTGGACCCAGTCCGCCCCGGACTGGCAGCGGCTCACCACCGCCTTCCGCACCGGCCCCTCCACCACCCGCGTCACCCTCTACACCCACGGCTGGTACGGCACCGGCGCCTACCACGCCGACGACATCTCGCTGATCGGCCCGGGCGGCGACGCCACCCAGCCGCCGGCACCCCCGTCCGGCCTCACCGCCGGGACCGTCACCTCCACGAGCGTCGCCCTCACCTGGCCGGCCGTCCCCGGCGCCACGGGCTACGCCGTCTACCGCGACGGCGTCAAGGTCCGCACGGTGAACGGCACGTCGGCCACCGTCACCGGACTCTCACCCGCCACCGCGTACGCCTTCCAGGTCACCGCGCTCAACGACGCCGGCGAGTCCGCGCGCTCCGCCACGGTGACGGCCACCACCACCGAACCGGCCGGCGGCGGGGACAGCGGCCTCCCGGCGCACGCCCTCGTCGGCTACCTCCACGCGAGCTTCGCCAACGGCTCCGGCTACACCCGCATGGCCGACGTCCCCGACAGCTGGGACGTCATCGACCTGGCCTTCGGTGAACCCACCTCGGTCACCTCCGGCGACATCCGCTTCGAGCGCTGTCCCGTCTCCGAGTGCCCGAACGTCGAGAGCGACGCCGAGTTCAAGGCGGCCATCAAGGCCAAGCAGGCGGCCGGCAAGAAGGTGCTCATCTCCATCGGCGGCCAGAACGGCCAGGTGCGGCTGACCACGGCGACCGCACGCGACACCTTCGTCTCCTCCGTCTCGAGGATCATCGACGAGTACGGCCTGGACGGCCTCGACATCGACTTCGAGGGTCACTCCCTCTCCCTGGACGCCGACGACACCGACTTCCGGAACCCGAAGACCCCGGTGATCGTGAACCTCATCTCGGCGCTGAAGACCCTGAAGGCGAAGTACGGCGACGACTTCGTGCTGACCATGGCCCCGGAGACCTTCTTCGTCCAGCTCGGGTACCAGTTCTACGGCACCGGCAAGTGGGGCGGCCAGGACCCCCGCGCCGGCGCCTACCTCCCCGTGATCCACGCCCTGCGCGACGACCTGACGCTGCTGCACGTCCAGGACTACAACTCGGGGCCGGTCATGGGCCTGGACAACCAGTACCACTCCATGGGCGGCGCCGACTTCCACATCGCCATGACCGACATGCTGCTCACCGGCTTCCCGGTCGCGGGCGACGCGGGCAACGTCTTCCCGCCGCTGCGCCCGGACCAGGTGGCGATCGGCATGCCGGCCACGCCGAACGCGGGCAACGGGCATGTGTCCCCGGCCGAGGTCACCAAGGCCCTCGACTGTCTGACGAAGCGGACGAACTGCGGGACGTACGCGACCCACGGCACCTGGCCCGGACTGCGCGGCCTGATGACCTGGTCGGTCAACTGGGACCGGTTCGGGGACTGGGAGTTCCAGCGGACGTTCGACGGCTACTTCGGCTGAGGACCAGCCACAGCGAGCCGAGCAGGACCGTGCCCAGGCACCAGCTGGCCAGGACGTCCAGCGGCCAGTGGTAGCCCCGCCGGGTCAGCCCGAATCCGACGCCGAGGTTCAGCGCGGCGCACAGGACGAGGAGGGCCCGGCGGGCGCCGGCCGACCGCAGCAGCGGCAGCAGGAGCAGGGTCGCGGCCCCGTAGGCGACGGCGGCCGTGGCCGTGTGCCCCGACGGGTAGTAGCCGGTGGCGGGCGGCACGGCCGGGGTGCCCGGACGGCCGGTGAGCACCTTGAGCGGGATCACCAGCACCGGCACCAGCGCCATCGGCAGGGCGGCCAGGACGCCGGGCAGCCACCAGTGGTCTGTACCGGCGCGGCGGTGCCGCCAGGTGACGTATCCGAGGGCGGCCAGCAGGACCGGCACGGCGACCTGGACGTTGCCGAGATCGGCCAGCAGTTCGGAGAGGCGCCCGGGACGCACGAGGGCCCGACTGGCGGCCTCGTCGAGACCGACCAGCGGGCCGTCCGTCACCACCTGCCAGGTGATGAGCGCGAAGAACAGGGCGGGAAGCCCGAGAAGGAGAAGGAGGGAGGTCGGCCGCCCCGGAACAGGGGGGGTGGTTCCGAGGCGGCCGTCCGGATCGGATGGCCGCGCGCCCCGGGGGGTTTGGGGCGGGCGACTGTCCGATCGGTGAGGAGATCCGGAGCCGGAGGCGCCGGTTGTGTGCGCGAGGGCACGACCAGGTCGAAGCTGGGGAGGCCCCGTCCTGATGTCGCCCAGAGTCCCCTCCGGGCGGGGTGTATCTCTCATCTGCTGAGAACCTACGACAGGGAGATGGGGTTGGACAGTCGGAAACGCGTCCTGCCATCCACCTCGCACACCTTCTTCACACGCTCTGACGGCGACCGCCCCAGCGCCGGAACCGCGGACGGCGGCAGGGCTGGGGCGGGTGGGACGCGGGGGGCCGGCGCATCGGCCCCCACCTGTGGTTTCGCCGTGACCTCAGATACGGGCGAACGCCTGCTCGATGATGTCGAGGCCCTCGTTCAGCAGGTCCTCGCCGATCACCAGCGGCGGCAGGAAGCGGAGCACGTTGCCGTAGGTGCCACAGGTCAGGACCAGCAGGCCCTCGGCGTGGCAGGCCTTGGCCAGCGCGGCGGTGGCCTCCGGGTTCGGCTCCTTGGTGGCGCGGTCCTTGACCAGCTCGATGGCGATCATGGCGCCGCGGCCCCGGACGTCGCCGATGACGTCGTACTTCTCGGCCATGGCGGTCAGGCGCGCCTTCATGACGGCCTCGATGTCCTTCGCCTTGGCGTTGAGGTCGAGCTCCTTCATCGTCTCGATGGCGCCGAGCGCGCCGGCGCAGGCCACCGGGTTGCCGCCGTAGGTGCCGCCCAGGCCGCCCGCGTGCGCGGCGTCCATGATCTCGGCGCGGCCGGTCACGGCGGCGAGCGGCAGACCGCCCGCGATGCCCTTGGCGGTGGTGATCAGGTCCGGGACGATGCCCTCGTCCTCGCACGCGAACCACTGGCCGGTGCGGCAGAAGCCCGACTGGATCTCGTCGGCGACGAACACGATGCCGTTGTCGTTGGCGAACTGCACGATCGCCGGCAGGAAGCCCTTGGCGGGCTCGATGAAGCCGCCCTCGCCGAGGACCGGCTCGATGATGATCGCGGCGACGTTGTCGGCCCCGACCTGCTTGGTGATCATGTCGATGGCCTGCTGCGCGGCCTCGGGACCGGCGTTCTCGGCACCGGTCGGCCAGCGGTAGCCGTAGGCCACCGGCACCCGGTAGACCTCGGGCGCGAACGGGCCGAAGCCGTGCTTGTACGGCATGTTCTTCGCCGTCAGCGCCATCGTCAGGTTGGTCCGGCCGTGGTAGCCGTGGTCGAAGACGACGACGGCCTGGCGCTTGGTGTACGCGCGGGCGATCTTCACGGCGTTCTCGACGGCCTCGGCGCCCGAGTTGAACAGCGCGGACTTCTTGGCGTGGTCACCCGGCGTCAGTTCCGCCAGCGCCTCGGCGACGGCGACGTAGCCCTCGTACGGCGTGACCATGAAACAGGTGTGGGTGAAGTCGGCGAGCTGCGCGGACGCCTTGCGTACGACGGCCTCGGCGGAGGCGCCGACGGAGGTCACGGCGATGCCGGAGCCGAAGTCGATGAGGCGGTTGCCGTCGACGTCCTCGATGATGCCGCCGCCCGCGCGCGCGGTGAACACGGGCAGGACGGAGCCCACACCCTGCGCCACCGCGGCCGTACGGCGGGCCTGCAGCTCCTGCGACTTCGGGCCGGGGATGGCGGTGACGACGCGGCGCTCCTGGGGAAGTGCGCTCATGAGGGGCTCCTGGGGTTCTGCGGACGTTTTGTCTTCTCTTTTCTCGCAGGCTAGGGCGGGGAGCGGGGGGTGGGCATGCTCCATGTGGGCGTTGTCCGGGGCGCCGGTTGTCCGTGGTGGACATGGCGGGCCCCGCCCGCGCGGAGGCGAGCGGAACACTCGCGTCCGCCATGTCGGCCGCGCAATCGGTGGACTGGCGGGTGCCGGGCACTAGATTGACTCGCTGACGGTGGTAGGGAACGGCTGGTCAGGGGGCAACGGCGATGGACGGCGACGGCACGCAGGAAGCACGGGGCACCCACGCGACCCCTGTCCCGCGATCACGCTCCGCCCTGCCCCCGATGCCGTCGGCCCCGCCCGGCCAGGCGCCCGGCGCCCCGGTGGCCGGCTGGCTGGACGAACCCCGGCCCGCGACCGGGCCCGGCATCTGGCGCCTCGGGTACCGGCCGCCGAAGGCGGCGAAGGCCGAACGGGTCAGCCCCACGACCGTCGTCGGCATGCTGATCCCGCTGGCCGCCGCGCTGCTGGTGTGGTCGTTCTGGCGGCGCGGGGCGCTGCCGTACGAGTTCACCCTGCTGCGGCTGTTCACGCCGCAGGACTGGTGGTGGGGCGGCACCACGGCCCGCCCCAAGCACCTGGAGGACCAGGCGCTGCAGTACCCGGGCGTGGAGGCCCTGGACGTCTACAACGGCCTCTTCTTCGCCCTCCTCCTCTACACCGTCGCCCGGCTCGGCAGCTGGCCCGCCGTCGTCCGGCACCTCCTGGACGGCAGGCCCCAGCCGGCCCGCGCCCTGTGGGCGGCGTTCGGCGCCCTGGCCGCCCTCACCCTGGTCTACCCGGCCACGTTCCCCGGCGTCGGCTGGGACCCGCTGCCCGTCGTCAGCCCGCTGTTCTCCCTGATCGTGCTGCTCAGCGACTCCTACGACGTCTACTCGGCCCCCTGGGAGACGATCCTCCACCTGCTCGTCACCGCCCTCGTGGTGTGGCCGTTCGCCCGGGTGGGCGGCTGGTGGTCGCTGGCCCGCGACCGGCTCTCGGCACGCGGGGCGGCGCAGGGGGAGACCCCGGAGTCCGCCCCCGAGCCCCGCTCCCGCTTCCCCGAACTGCGCGAGGCCGGCCGGCACCAGGCCGCCGACGTCCTCGCCGCCGAGGTCCTCGCCGGGCGCATGACCGACGTCGACTGCGCCCGCGTCGCGCACCACTGGGAGCGCGCCCGGGGCCAGGGCCGCACCGCGGAGTTCACCGACACGGTCCTGCGGCAGGGCGGCGCCGCCTTCACGCACCCCTCCGGCGCCCGCGACCTGCCCGGCCGCACCGCACGGCACGACCTGCTCAGCGGGCAGGTGCGCATCGGCCGGTGGGCCACCACCGAGCGCACCCCGGCCGCGTACGGCGGCGCCGGCGCGGCCCTCGAACCGGCGACGCTGGGCACCTCGCTGCTGGTCGTCGGGCCCTCCGGGTCGGGGAAGACCCGGCAGGTGATCGCCCCGCTCGCCGAGTCCCTCGCGCTGCAGGCCCTCACCGGGAGCTGCGCGGTCGTCGTGGTGTGCGGCGCGGGCGCCCCGGTGGGCCCGGACACCTCGTACGACGTCGTGGTGCGCATCGGCGACCCGGCCTCGACCCACGACCTCGACCCGTACGCGGGCAGCGACGACCCCGACGAGGCCGCCGGCTTCCTCGCCGAGGCGCTCGCCGGTGACCTCGACGCCGTCGGCACCGAGCGGGCCACCACCACGCTCGCCCAACTGCTCGGCCCCTACCGGGCCGCCCACGGGCGCTTCCCCGCTTTGCCCGTCCTGCGGGACCTGCTGGAGGGCGACGAGCGGGCCCTCACCGATCTGCGCGAGCGGCTGGCCGGCGAGGCCCATACGCCGATGCGCCGCGAACTGGAGGCCCGCGTCCGGCTGACCGGCACCACCGGCGACCCCGGCCCGGCCCTCGCCGGCCGGCTCGCGCTGCTCGACCGGCCCGCCTTCGCCGACTTCCTCGGCGCCGGCGGCGAGGAACACCGCCCCTTCTCACTGCGGGCCGTCGCCCACCACCCGCTGCGGGTCCGGATCGACCTGCCCGAACGCACCCATGGGGAGGTCTCCCGGCTGATCGCCCGGCTGGTCCTCGCCCAGTTCACCGAGGTCGTCCAGGAGGGGTCCGGCGAGCACTTCGCCGCGCTGGTGCTCGACGACGCCACCGGCACCGTCACCCCCGAGTCCGTCCGGCGCGTCCAGCGGCTGCGCCCGCGCAACGCCGGGGTCGTGCTGGCGCTGCGCACGGTCTCCGACGTGCCGGAGGCCCTGCACGGGCCGCTGTACGGGGCCGTGGGCTGCCGGATGGCGCTGTCCGGTGTGACCACCTGGGACGGCGGCCGCTTCGCCGAGGCCTGGGGCACCGAGTGGGTGGAGACCCGGGACGTCGCCCAGCACACCGTCTTCGCCGACCAGCCCATGACCCGCGCCCTGCACCGGCTGCGCAAGCTCGTCACCGGCAAGGCGGTCACCACCGAGGCGGTGACCGTGCGGCAGGTCGAGCGGGAGCGCTGGTCGGCCTCCGAGCTGGCGCACGGGGTGCCGCCGGGCCACGCGGTGCTGTCGGTGACCAGCGTCCGGGGCGAGCACGCCCCGCCGCTGCTGGTGGATCTGCGGGGCTGAGCGCGCGATCCGGGCACGGGGCCGCGCGACGACCGTACGGTGAGGCAGAATCGGCACAGGCCGTTCATACATGACGGCCAATTGATCACACGGATCACCGAAGATCCGGTGATCGCACCCGATCACACCGATGTGAAGGCCCCATGCCCCCGACGCTTGCCTCGCTCGTCCACCACTCCGCGCTCAAGCTGACCGTGCGGGCGGGCGCGGACCGCCTGGATGTGCCCGTGCGCTGGGCGCACGTCAGCGAGCTCGCCGACCCCGTCCCCTACATGGAGGGCGGCGAGCTGCTGCTGGTCACCGCCCTCCAGCTGGACGCCGAGGACCCGGAGGCGATGCGGCGCTACGTCCGGCGGCTGGCCGGGGCCGGAGTGGTCGGGCTCGGCTTCGCGGTCGGCGTCAACTACGAGGAGATCCCCGAGGCGCTGGTCGACGCCGCCGAGGAGGCGGACCTGCCGCTGCTGGAGGTACCCCGCCGCACCCCCTTCCTCGCCATCAGCAAGGCCGTCTCGGCGGCCATCGCGGCCGAGCAGTACCGGGCGGTGACCGCCGGCTTCGCCGCCCAGCGGGAACTGACCCGACAGGCACTGACCGCCGGCCCCGAGGGACTGCTGGCCGCGCTCGCCTCCCAGGTCGACGGCTGGGCCGCGCTGTACGACGCGTCCGGCGCCGTCGTCGCCACCGCCCCCGAGTGGGCCGGGCGCCGGGCGGCCCGGCTCACCCCGGACGTCGAGCGGCTGCGCGAGCGCCCGGCACCGGCGTCCTCCGTGGTCGGCGGGCCCGAGAACGAGGACCGGGTCGAGCTGCACACCCTCGGCACCGGGCGCCGCCCGCGCGCCGCGCTCGCCGTGGGAACCGCCGCCGCGCCGGGCACGGCCGAGCGGTACGCCGTCCACTCGGCGATCGCCCTGCTGACCCTCACCACCGAGCGGTCCCGCTCGCTTCAGGCCGCCGAACAGCGGGTCGGCGCCGCCGTCCTGCGCATGCTGCTGGCCGGGCAGCCCGACCACGCCCGCGCGGTCGCCGGGGGCCTGTACGGCGACCTGCTGGACGCGCCGTTCCGGGTGATCGTCGCGGAGGCGGCGTCCGTCTCGGCGGCCCGGGTCGTGGACTCCGGCAGCCGCGTGGCGCTGACCAAGGCGTCCGCCGCCGCCCTCGTCGTCGCCGCCGACGCCGGCGACCCGCTCGGCGCGCTCACCGAGGTCGTCGAGTCGGCGGC encodes:
- a CDS encoding ATP/GTP-binding protein, producing MDGDGTQEARGTHATPVPRSRSALPPMPSAPPGQAPGAPVAGWLDEPRPATGPGIWRLGYRPPKAAKAERVSPTTVVGMLIPLAAALLVWSFWRRGALPYEFTLLRLFTPQDWWWGGTTARPKHLEDQALQYPGVEALDVYNGLFFALLLYTVARLGSWPAVVRHLLDGRPQPARALWAAFGALAALTLVYPATFPGVGWDPLPVVSPLFSLIVLLSDSYDVYSAPWETILHLLVTALVVWPFARVGGWWSLARDRLSARGAAQGETPESAPEPRSRFPELREAGRHQAADVLAAEVLAGRMTDVDCARVAHHWERARGQGRTAEFTDTVLRQGGAAFTHPSGARDLPGRTARHDLLSGQVRIGRWATTERTPAAYGGAGAALEPATLGTSLLVVGPSGSGKTRQVIAPLAESLALQALTGSCAVVVVCGAGAPVGPDTSYDVVVRIGDPASTHDLDPYAGSDDPDEAAGFLAEALAGDLDAVGTERATTTLAQLLGPYRAAHGRFPALPVLRDLLEGDERALTDLRERLAGEAHTPMRRELEARVRLTGTTGDPGPALAGRLALLDRPAFADFLGAGGEEHRPFSLRAVAHHPLRVRIDLPERTHGEVSRLIARLVLAQFTEVVQEGSGEHFAALVLDDATGTVTPESVRRVQRLRPRNAGVVLALRTVSDVPEALHGPLYGAVGCRMALSGVTTWDGGRFAEAWGTEWVETRDVAQHTVFADQPMTRALHRLRKLVTGKAVTTEAVTVRQVERERWSASELAHGVPPGHAVLSVTSVRGEHAPPLLVDLRG
- a CDS encoding phosphatase PAP2 family protein, whose protein sequence is MRDTPRPEGTLGDIRTGPPQLRPGRALAHTTGASGSGSPHRSDSRPPQTPRGARPSDPDGRLGTTPPVPGRPTSLLLLLGLPALFFALITWQVVTDGPLVGLDEAASRALVRPGRLSELLADLGNVQVAVPVLLAALGYVTWRHRRAGTDHWWLPGVLAALPMALVPVLVIPLKVLTGRPGTPAVPPATGYYPSGHTATAAVAYGAATLLLLPLLRSAGARRALLVLCAALNLGVGFGLTRRGYHWPLDVLASWCLGTVLLGSLWLVLSRSSRRTSAGTPSPRTGPS
- a CDS encoding chitinase, encoding MDRSRPLALLAAAVLALPGLTALSSAARAADADLVRNGGFESGLDGWTCTAGTAVDSPVRSGSSALRATPAGNDNARCAQTVTVKPDSAYTLSGHVRGAYVYLGADGTGTTDVSTWTQSAPDWQRLTTAFRTGPSTTRVTLYTHGWYGTGAYHADDISLIGPGGDATQPPAPPSGLTAGTVTSTSVALTWPAVPGATGYAVYRDGVKVRTVNGTSATVTGLSPATAYAFQVTALNDAGESARSATVTATTTEPAGGGDSGLPAHALVGYLHASFANGSGYTRMADVPDSWDVIDLAFGEPTSVTSGDIRFERCPVSECPNVESDAEFKAAIKAKQAAGKKVLISIGGQNGQVRLTTATARDTFVSSVSRIIDEYGLDGLDIDFEGHSLSLDADDTDFRNPKTPVIVNLISALKTLKAKYGDDFVLTMAPETFFVQLGYQFYGTGKWGGQDPRAGAYLPVIHALRDDLTLLHVQDYNSGPVMGLDNQYHSMGGADFHIAMTDMLLTGFPVAGDAGNVFPPLRPDQVAIGMPATPNAGNGHVSPAEVTKALDCLTKRTNCGTYATHGTWPGLRGLMTWSVNWDRFGDWEFQRTFDGYFG
- the gabT gene encoding 4-aminobutyrate--2-oxoglutarate transaminase, with product MSALPQERRVVTAIPGPKSQELQARRTAAVAQGVGSVLPVFTARAGGGIIEDVDGNRLIDFGSGIAVTSVGASAEAVVRKASAQLADFTHTCFMVTPYEGYVAVAEALAELTPGDHAKKSALFNSGAEAVENAVKIARAYTKRQAVVVFDHGYHGRTNLTMALTAKNMPYKHGFGPFAPEVYRVPVAYGYRWPTGAENAGPEAAQQAIDMITKQVGADNVAAIIIEPVLGEGGFIEPAKGFLPAIVQFANDNGIVFVADEIQSGFCRTGQWFACEDEGIVPDLITTAKGIAGGLPLAAVTGRAEIMDAAHAGGLGGTYGGNPVACAGALGAIETMKELDLNAKAKDIEAVMKARLTAMAEKYDVIGDVRGRGAMIAIELVKDRATKEPNPEATAALAKACHAEGLLVLTCGTYGNVLRFLPPLVIGEDLLNEGLDIIEQAFARI
- a CDS encoding PucR family transcriptional regulator, with amino-acid sequence MPPTLASLVHHSALKLTVRAGADRLDVPVRWAHVSELADPVPYMEGGELLLVTALQLDAEDPEAMRRYVRRLAGAGVVGLGFAVGVNYEEIPEALVDAAEEADLPLLEVPRRTPFLAISKAVSAAIAAEQYRAVTAGFAAQRELTRQALTAGPEGLLAALASQVDGWAALYDASGAVVATAPEWAGRRAARLTPDVERLRERPAPASSVVGGPENEDRVELHTLGTGRRPRAALAVGTAAAPGTAERYAVHSAIALLTLTTERSRSLQAAEQRVGAAVLRMLLAGQPDHARAVAGGLYGDLLDAPFRVIVAEAASVSAARVVDSGSRVALTKASAAALVVAADAGDPLGALTEVVESAAARAGEAVLVVPETETGRLVVLATDGGAAVTACAEYAAGLEAARSVPDQPGGDAGELVVGLSAPAGPIAAAAAYKQAEQALSVARRRGRVCVEHEQLASGSVLPLLADDAVRAFADGLLRALHEHDATGRGDLVASLRAWLSRHGQWDAAAADLGVHRHTLRYRMRRVEEILGRSLDDADVRMELWLALKATSTEE